In a genomic window of Comamonadaceae bacterium OTU4NAUVB1:
- the sdhC gene encoding succinate dehydrogenase, cytochrome b556 subunit: MTELASSRPPRRQFRNINAFTDLTTYRLPPAGIVSILHRISGVIMFLLLPFIIWMFDTSVSSEISFARFKAAFNSGLGFAPGWFLKLVALALIWAYLHHLIAGLRHLWMDVSHASVNKNFSHKSALFTLASSIALTVVLGAKLFGLY, from the coding sequence ATGACAGAGCTCGCCTCCTCCAGGCCGCCGCGCCGCCAGTTTCGCAACATCAACGCCTTCACGGACCTGACGACCTACCGGCTGCCACCTGCGGGCATCGTGTCGATCCTGCACCGCATCAGCGGTGTGATCATGTTCCTGTTGCTGCCGTTCATCATCTGGATGTTCGACACCTCGGTTTCGTCCGAGATCTCCTTCGCGCGCTTCAAGGCGGCCTTCAACAGCGGCCTGGGCTTCGCGCCCGGCTGGTTCCTCAAGCTCGTCGCGCTCGCGCTGATCTGGGCCTACCTCCATCACCTGATCGCCGGCCTGCGCCACCTGTGGATGGACGTGAGCCATGCGTCCGTCAACAAGAACTTCAGCCACAAGTCGGCCCTGTTCACGCTCGCATCGAGCATCGCGCTGACCGTCGTCCTCGGCGCCAAGCTCTTCGGTCTGTATTGA
- a CDS encoding succinate dehydrogenase iron-sulfur subunit — protein MKRTFQIYRYDPDKDAKPYMQTIEIELDGHERMLLDALMKLKAQDPTLSFRRSCREGVCGSDAMNINGKNGLACLTNMLTLKGTIVLKPLPGLPVIRDLIVDMTQFFKQYNSIKPYLQNDNVPPEKERLQSPEEREELDGLYECILCASCSTSCPSFWWNPDKFVGPAGLLQAYRFIADSRDEATGERLDNLEDPYRLFRCHTIMNCVDVCPKNLNPTKAIGKIKELMVRRAI, from the coding sequence ATGAAGCGCACATTCCAGATCTACCGCTACGACCCGGACAAGGACGCCAAGCCCTACATGCAGACCATCGAGATCGAACTCGACGGTCACGAGCGCATGCTGCTCGACGCGCTGATGAAGCTCAAGGCACAGGATCCGACGCTGTCGTTCCGCCGCTCGTGCCGCGAAGGCGTCTGTGGCTCCGACGCCATGAACATCAACGGCAAGAACGGCCTGGCCTGCCTGACCAACATGCTCACGCTCAAGGGCACGATCGTGCTGAAGCCGCTCCCGGGTCTGCCGGTCATCCGCGACCTGATCGTGGACATGACCCAGTTCTTCAAGCAGTACAACTCGATCAAGCCGTACCTGCAGAACGACAACGTGCCGCCCGAGAAGGAACGCCTGCAGTCGCCCGAGGAACGCGAGGAGCTCGACGGCCTCTACGAATGCATCCTGTGCGCGAGCTGCTCCACCAGCTGCCCGAGCTTCTGGTGGAACCCCGACAAGTTCGTCGGCCCGGCCGGCCTGCTGCAGGCCTATCGCTTCATCGCCGACAGCCGCGACGAAGCCACCGGCGAGCGCCTGGACAACCTCGAGGATCCGTATCGCCTGTTCCGTTGCCACACGATCATGAACTGCGTCGACGTGTGCCCGAAGAACCTCAATCCCACCAAGGCGATCGGCAAGATCAAGGAACTGATGGTGCGGCGCGCCATCTGA
- the sdhA gene encoding succinate dehydrogenase flavoprotein subunit codes for MTAYTKDQITKRKFDVVIVGAGGSGMRASLQLARAGLNVAVLSKVFPTRSHTVAAQGGVGASLGNMSEDNWHYHFYDTIKGSDWLGDQDAIEFMCREAPKVVYELEHFGMPFDRNPDGTIYQRPFGGHTANYGEKPVQRACAAADRTGHAMLHTLYQKNVEARTQFFVEWMALDLIRDEDGDVVGVTALEMETGDLHVLQAKTVLLATGGAGRIFQASTNAFINTGDGLGMAARAGIPLQDMEFWQFHPTGVAGAGVLLTEGCRGEGAILLNSNGERFMERYAPTLKDLAPRDFVSRCMDQEIKEGRGCGPNKDYIHMKLDHLGAETIHKRLPSVYEIGINFANVDVTKEPIPVVPTIHYQMGGIPTNINGQVVIQKGDEHSAVVNGLYAVGECSCVSVHGANRLGTNSLLDLLVFGRAAGNHIVQFNDKLKEHKPLPVDTADRSLARLNELENSTSGEYAQDVANEIRTVMQQHAAVFRKQVSMDEGVAKIAAVRQRVAAITLKDKSRVFNTARIEALEVDNLIEVAQATMVSAAARRECRGAHTVEDYERPADDPVSPLGRDDANWMKHTLWHSEPNNLTYKPVRLQPLTVASVPPKVRTF; via the coding sequence ATGACCGCCTATACCAAAGACCAAATCACCAAGCGCAAGTTCGACGTCGTCATCGTCGGGGCCGGCGGCTCCGGCATGCGTGCCTCGCTGCAGCTCGCCCGCGCCGGCCTCAACGTGGCCGTGCTCTCCAAGGTGTTCCCGACGCGTTCGCACACCGTGGCCGCCCAGGGTGGCGTCGGCGCCTCGCTGGGCAACATGAGCGAGGACAACTGGCACTACCACTTCTACGACACCATCAAGGGCTCCGACTGGCTCGGCGACCAGGATGCGATCGAGTTCATGTGCCGTGAGGCCCCCAAGGTGGTCTACGAGCTCGAACACTTCGGCATGCCGTTCGACCGCAATCCCGACGGCACGATCTATCAGCGTCCGTTCGGTGGTCACACCGCCAACTACGGCGAGAAGCCGGTCCAGCGCGCCTGCGCGGCCGCAGACCGCACCGGCCACGCGATGCTGCACACGCTCTACCAGAAGAACGTCGAGGCCCGCACCCAGTTCTTCGTCGAATGGATGGCGCTCGACCTGATCCGCGACGAAGACGGCGACGTCGTCGGCGTGACCGCGCTCGAGATGGAGACCGGCGACCTGCACGTGCTGCAGGCCAAGACCGTGCTGCTGGCCACGGGCGGCGCGGGCCGCATCTTCCAGGCGTCCACCAACGCCTTCATCAACACCGGCGACGGCCTGGGCATGGCCGCGCGCGCGGGCATCCCGCTGCAGGACATGGAGTTCTGGCAATTCCACCCGACCGGCGTGGCCGGTGCCGGCGTGCTGCTGACCGAAGGCTGCCGTGGCGAAGGCGCCATCCTGCTCAACAGCAATGGCGAACGCTTCATGGAGCGCTATGCGCCCACCCTGAAGGACCTGGCGCCGCGCGACTTCGTCTCGCGGTGCATGGACCAGGAGATCAAGGAAGGTCGCGGCTGCGGTCCCAATAAGGACTACATCCACATGAAGCTCGATCACCTGGGCGCCGAGACGATCCACAAGCGACTGCCCTCGGTCTACGAGATCGGCATCAACTTCGCGAACGTCGACGTCACGAAGGAGCCGATCCCCGTGGTGCCGACCATCCACTACCAGATGGGCGGCATCCCGACCAACATCAACGGCCAGGTCGTCATCCAGAAGGGCGACGAGCACAGCGCCGTCGTCAACGGCCTCTATGCCGTGGGCGAATGCTCCTGCGTGAGCGTGCACGGCGCCAACCGCCTGGGCACCAACTCCCTGCTCGACCTGCTGGTGTTCGGCCGCGCCGCGGGCAACCACATCGTGCAGTTCAACGACAAGCTCAAGGAGCACAAGCCGCTGCCGGTCGACACGGCCGATCGCTCGCTGGCACGCCTGAACGAACTTGAGAACTCGACATCGGGCGAGTACGCGCAGGATGTCGCCAACGAGATCCGCACGGTCATGCAGCAGCATGCCGCGGTGTTCCGCAAGCAGGTGTCGATGGACGAGGGGGTCGCGAAGATCGCCGCCGTGCGCCAACGCGTCGCGGCCATCACGCTCAAGGACAAGTCGCGGGTGTTCAACACCGCGCGCATCGAGGCGCTCGAGGTGGACAACCTGATCGAGGTGGCGCAGGCCACGATGGTGTCGGCCGCCGCCCGCCGGGAATGCCGCGGCGCCCACACGGTCGAGGACTACGAGCGCCCGGCCGACGATCCGGTCTCGCCACTCGGCCGTGACGATGCCAACTGGATGAAGCACACGCTCTGGCACAGCGAGCCCAACAACCTCACCTACAAGCCCGTGCGCCTGCAACCGCTCACGGTCGCCTCGGTCCCGCCCAAGGTCCGCACGTTCTGA
- the sdhD gene encoding succinate dehydrogenase, hydrophobic membrane anchor protein, with protein sequence MSVNYGSKRIVVGAHYGLRDWMAQHVTGGLLALFTVLLLAQLVFSRGPIGYETWAGIFAAQWMKVLTFVVIGSILYHVWVGARNILMDYVQPIGIRLTCQIFTIVWLVGCAGWAIQVLWRL encoded by the coding sequence ATGTCTGTGAACTACGGCTCCAAGCGCATCGTCGTCGGCGCGCACTACGGTCTGCGCGACTGGATGGCCCAGCATGTCACCGGGGGCCTGCTGGCCCTCTTCACGGTGCTGCTGCTGGCCCAGCTCGTCTTCTCGCGCGGCCCGATCGGCTACGAGACCTGGGCCGGCATCTTCGCCGCCCAGTGGATGAAGGTGCTCACGTTCGTCGTCATCGGCTCCATCCTGTATCACGTGTGGGTCGGCGCGCGGAACATTTTGATGGACTACGTCCAGCCCATCGGCATCCGCCTTACCTGCCAAATCTTCACCATCGTGTGGCTCGTGGGTTGCGCCGGCTGGGCCATCCAAGTGCTCTGGAGACTCTGA
- a CDS encoding entericidin A/B family lipoprotein — translation MKKLAALIAVTFAFAVPLAGCNTFKGAGQDIQKGGEKIENAAERKK, via the coding sequence ATGAAGAAACTTGCCGCACTGATCGCCGTTACCTTTGCCTTCGCCGTGCCCCTCGCAGGCTGCAACACGTTCAAGGGCGCTGGCCAGGACATCCAGAAGGGTGGCGAGAAGATCGAGAACGCCGCCGAGCGCAAGAAGTAA
- the gltA gene encoding citrate synthase, which yields MKASDTKATLSFSNGGDNVELPIYKGTLGPDVIDIRKLYAQTGMFTYDPGFMSTASCQSHITYIDGDKGELLYRGYPIEQLATNCDFLETCHLLLYGELPNETQKGDFTKLVTNHTMVNEQMQFFLRGFRRDAHPMAIMTGLVGALSAFYHDSTDINNPKHREIAAIRLIAKMPTLVAMAYKYTIGQPYMYPRNDLSYAGNFLHMMFATPCEEYKVSPVLERALDRIFILHADHEQNASTSTVRLCGSSGTNPFAAIAAGVACLWGPAHGGANEAALNMLYDIQKAGGVEKIGEFIKQVKDKNSNVKLMGFGHRVYKNYDPRAKLMQETCKEVLAEMGLENDPLFKLAMALEKIALEDEYFVSRKLYPNVDFYSGIVQRAIGIPVPLFTAVFALARTVGWIAQLNEMIGDPEYKIGRPRQLFEGSVQRDVQAIATR from the coding sequence ATGAAAGCATCCGACACCAAAGCCACCCTGTCGTTCAGCAACGGCGGTGACAACGTCGAACTGCCGATCTACAAGGGCACCTTGGGCCCCGACGTCATCGACATCCGCAAGCTGTACGCGCAGACCGGCATGTTCACGTACGACCCAGGCTTCATGTCGACCGCCTCGTGCCAGTCGCACATCACCTACATCGATGGAGACAAGGGCGAACTGCTCTATCGCGGCTATCCGATCGAACAGCTCGCCACCAACTGCGACTTCCTCGAGACCTGCCACCTGCTGCTGTACGGAGAACTGCCCAACGAGACCCAGAAGGGCGACTTCACCAAGCTCGTGACCAACCACACGATGGTCAACGAGCAGATGCAGTTCTTCCTGCGCGGCTTCCGCCGCGACGCCCATCCGATGGCGATCATGACCGGGCTGGTCGGCGCGCTCTCGGCCTTCTATCACGACAGCACGGACATCAACAATCCGAAGCACCGCGAGATCGCGGCGATCCGCCTCATCGCGAAGATGCCCACGCTGGTGGCCATGGCGTACAAGTACACGATCGGCCAGCCGTACATGTATCCCAGGAACGACCTGAGCTACGCGGGCAATTTCCTGCACATGATGTTCGCCACGCCGTGCGAGGAATACAAGGTCAGCCCGGTGCTCGAACGCGCGCTCGACCGCATCTTCATCCTGCACGCCGATCATGAACAGAATGCCTCGACGTCCACCGTGCGCCTGTGCGGATCGTCCGGGACCAACCCGTTCGCCGCCATCGCGGCCGGCGTGGCGTGCCTCTGGGGTCCTGCCCATGGCGGTGCCAACGAGGCGGCGCTGAACATGCTCTACGACATCCAGAAGGCGGGCGGCGTCGAGAAGATCGGTGAGTTCATCAAGCAGGTCAAGGACAAGAACTCCAACGTCAAGCTGATGGGCTTCGGTCACCGGGTCTACAAGAACTACGATCCGCGCGCCAAGCTGATGCAGGAAACCTGCAAGGAAGTGCTCGCCGAGATGGGCCTGGAAAACGACCCGCTGTTCAAGCTGGCCATGGCCCTCGAGAAGATCGCCCTGGAAGACGAGTATTTCGTCTCGCGCAAGCTCTACCCGAACGTCGATTTCTATTCGGGCATCGTGCAGCGCGCGATCGGCATTCCAGTGCCGTTGTTCACCGCCGTGTTCGCCCTCGCCCGCACCGTGGGCTGGATCGCTCAGCTCAACGAGATGATCGGCGATCCGGAGTACAAGATCGGCCGGCCGCGCCAGCTCTTCGAAGGCTCGGTGCAGCGCGACGTGCAGGCGATCGCCACGCGCTGA
- a CDS encoding succinate dehydrogenase assembly factor 2 — protein MQAPATDDLDQPLDERALSKLRWRCRRGLLENDLFIERFFQRHEAGLTVRQAQALNTLMDLSDPDLLDILLQRKEPEPAWAGADVVDLLRLMRV, from the coding sequence ATGCAAGCCCCTGCCACCGACGACCTCGACCAGCCCCTGGACGAGCGAGCGCTCAGCAAACTGAGGTGGCGCTGCCGACGCGGCCTGCTCGAGAACGACCTGTTCATCGAGCGCTTCTTCCAGCGGCACGAGGCGGGCCTCACGGTCCGGCAGGCCCAGGCGCTCAACACCCTGATGGACCTTTCGGACCCGGACCTGCTGGACATCCTCCTGCAACGAAAGGAGCCCGAGCCCGCATGGGCCGGGGCCGATGTGGTCGATCTGTTGCGGCTGATGCGTGTCTAG